The sequence CTCATTAACGGTCTTGTGTGAATTGTCGGGAAGTCAAGTACAGGGACGGCACCATTGTATTGAGATATCCAATATTTTTCAGTTTCATACCCACTTTCACTGTTAAAGTGCAGCTTGTCTTCGATGGCATAATCACTGAAAAGACAAGGTGTCGGTAATTCAGGTTTAAAACCTTTTATTCTTGCACTGTAAATTTTACCAAGGTCCTGCATGACAATGGCCATCGCCCATCCGTCGCAAATAATATGATGCGCAGTAATAAGAATTCTGAACAATTTTTCCTGCAACTTGATGATTTTAGACCTTACTAATGGGCCATATTCTAAGTCAAACGGCTCCACAACTTCCTGTATAAGAAGATCTTGAAGCTGTTTATTTCTATCATTTTGTTCTAACCCGGAAAGATCAATGACGGGGACATCAATAAGTAACTCTTTATTTATACTTAACACTGTACCGTCAGGGCTGAACGTTGTACGCAAGGCTTCATGGCGAACGATGATGTCATTCATGGCACTATTGAAAACCTGTCCGTCTATATTGCCACGAACCTGTATTGACATGGACTCATTGAATGCACAGTTTGCTTCAGGTCCCATTTGGACAGAAGCCCATATTTCTTTTTGTGCTTCTGTTGCTGGCGCAGTTATCAGAATTTCTCCGTGTGCAAACGGATCAAAATCAACAGGTTTCATTTCAACATTTTTAAATTGATTATTTATATCTGTCATGTTTTTTACTTCACCTCCAAATACTTACCGGGTTTATTTGGATCTGGTACAAACCAGGCGGGATTTCCATCCGGGCATCGCCCTAATTTTGCTCCAGGGACAGGTGGCTTGGTTGAGAGTATACGCTCTGAATCATCGTCTTTTACAGAAAATTTTCCTATCTCCGGATTCCCGGAAAGAAACCCGCCCCTTTGAAGATCTAAAATACTTTCCTTGAAAGCAGTAACAACGGCATCCACATCTTCATCGGTATGAGATGCTGTAAAAAACCATGTTCGTCCCTCTGAAATATGGATGCCCTTGTGTCTAAGAAAAACATAAATCAGCCCTGGTAAAAGGATGTCTTCTGTAAATTTGAGCTGGAATGCAGAACTAAAATGCAGAATTTTTATCGGCGCCTTCACGGATCGGATGAAATCTCTCAAACTTGCAACACAAGACGCTGTTTTTTTATTTAAATTTTCCTGTAATAACGGGCCACTTATTTTAAGATAATTCAAGGTAGCCCTGGCAGCAGCTAACGCAAGGGGATGTCTGACAAAGGTTCCTGCAAAATATGTAACGCCTGCCTCGGGTATTGAACTGTCTCCATATCGCCACTGGCCACCGTCCAGAGCGTCCATAAACTTAGAACGGCCTGTTATAACTCCAATAGGCATTCCTCCCCCAACCACCTTCCCATAGGTGACGATATCCGCTTTCACATCAAAATAAACTTGCGCACCATTCGGGTGGCACCTGAAACCTGTAACTACCTCATCAAATATCAGGGCAATCCCTAATTTTTCAGTTTCTTGCCGCAATATTTTCAAAAAACCTGCAGGTTGCAAATCCAGGTTTCTACTTTGAACCGGTTCAACTAACACTGCCGCAATATCTTTAGCATTTTCGCTTATGATATCAATGGATTCTTGAGCCCCATACTCTAAAACCATCATTTTTTCCACCGACGTGAAGGGAATGCCGGCCGAAGCTGGTATGGACCGAAGTGTTTTTGTCCCCCTGACGATGATTTCATCAAACATACCATGATAATCATCGGTGAACATCACAATCTTATCACGTCCTGTTACCGTCCTGGCTATTCGCATTGCACCCATAACAGCCTCTGAACCGGTATTACAGAATATGGCGCGATCAAGTTTGGAAAATTCACACACCAGTTGAGCAACTTCACCTGCAAGCGGATGCTGTGGACCTATTTCTACACCAAGCTTCAATTGCTCGGTGAGGGCTTCTGTAATAAAGGGAGGGGAATGCCCTAAAAGGTTTGCTCCAAATCCGTTTGTCATATCAATATATTCATTGCCATCAACATCCCAGACTTTAGAGCCAAAAGAACGATTAATAACAATGGGATAAACAAGCTCTTTCATTAATGGACTAAATCCTGAGACAGCCCGGGGATCGGCAAGATGGGGCCGATTCAGTTCAGTATAATTTTTTGAGCCCTTGGTTTTAGCTATATATCCTGAAATAATGGTATCCAATGTTTTTTTCTGGATTCCCGTCATGCCCATCGAATGTGATTTTTCAATTCGTACGCCCGCACCAAACGCTTTATTAGAGACAACGTTCTGGTTGTCGTTCTTATCTATTGACTCGCTCGATGGTGTTTCAGGAGGTGAATTGATAACCATATTTCCTTGAGTGGACAGCTCCCTATTCACTGTATGTACAGAAGAAACCATTCCGGAATCAGCTGATAATCCACGCATAGCATTGAGTTGTTGCTGCATAATCAACAGCTGTTGTGCGATAACACGTTCAAGACCAACTGAAGAATTTGGGTTAATCGGATTGTCGTTTGATTGAATCAATTCAACCAAAAGTGAATCCATGTTAACCGGTAGCTGTCTCTTATTTACAACATCTCCAAAATCCTGTTGACGGGGCTGTTCTATTGGAAGTTCCTTTGGCGTCATCTTATCGGGAGGTAGTTCTTTGTTTATTAAATCAGCCAGAGAGGCAATATTAGTATACTCCTCAAATAATTGTCTAAATTTAACTTTGATCCCAAATTTTTTCTGGAGTTCACCAATAATTTGTGTAAGAAAAATAGAATCAAGTCCCAGATCAAGAAAAGAGGTGGAACCGTCCGATACATTCAATTCAAGTCCCGACAAATCAATAATAATGTTACGGAGTTCTATGACTAAGCGATCCTTACGGGATACACTCGGGTTCTGGGAGGGGTATTCCACAGTATGCGATGTGGCAGTGTTTTGATTAATCGTCATTTGTTTTACGTCTCTTGGAAGTATAGGTGTTTCATTATTACTTTTTAAAGCAGCATTTATCCAAAAACGTTTCCGTTCAAATGGATAGGTAGGCAAACTGATTCTTCTTCTGTTTTCATAGTGATAGAATCCATGCCAATCAATGACTACTTTTGCCAACCACAATTCACCGACGGCTGACATCGTTTTTCCGTACGCCGAATGTTCAGAATTAACATTAGCCCAGGATGTGATAATTTTCACCAGGCTTTCTTTCCTGATATGTCTTCTCGACAGGGAACTCAGTGTATTTCCTGGCCCTACTTCAAGCAGTACGGTATTCTCATCTGAAACAATAGTTTGAATCCCCTGACTGAAAAGGACTGGCTGACGAAGTTGCCTTGACCAATAGTGTGGATCAGTAGCATCCTTGTCCGTAATGAGTTGCCCAGTACAGCACGAAATAAAAGGAATCTGCACCTGGTTCAACCTGATACGTTTTAAATATTCAACGAAAGGAGCCATTGCAGACTCCATCATCTCTGAATGAAACGCATGGGATGTTTGTAACTGCACAACCCCGATTTTTTTCGTAATCAACTTATTTTTCAGTATTTCTATTATATTCTCGGGTCCAGAAACGACACAACGATCCGGAGCATTGATAACAGATACCGACGTCCCCGGCTCAAGAATATCCTGTATTTTTTTTGCCGGCATTTGCACAGCAATCATGGACCCTTTATCCATGGCCTGCATTAACCGGCCTCGCAATGCAACCGTTTCCAACGCATCCTCAAGAGATATAACCCCGGATAAACACGCAGCAACGTACTCACCTATACTATGCCCAATCATGACTGCGGGTTTTACCCCCCAGGACATCCATAACTTGGATAAGGCAAACTCAACAGTGAACAAGGCTGCCTGAGTAATCTGTGTGTCAAGCAAAAGCTTGGATGACAATTCTGCTTTGTCAGGTTCAGGATATAAAATCCCAATAAGATCAATATTCAGTAAGTTATTAAAATGACCCGCGCAGTAATCAACCGTATTCTTAAACTCAGGTTCATTTTCGTAGAGATCCCTGCCCATGTTAACATGCTGAGATCCCTGCCCTGGAAACATAAAAACAACCTTAGGAACTCTTCCGTTTTCGTGCAAAATACGACGTTGAAATCGTGAATTCCCATCCGAGCTAAAAATCAGATCGTCAACACTCCGACATACAGCACACGCTCGATGTTCAAAATTTCGCCGCCCAATTTGCAGGGTATATGCCATATCTGAAAAATTTACTGCAGAATTTTTCTTAAGGAAAGACAAGAGATTAGAAATTGCTTTATCAAGTGATATTTCTGTCCGAGCGGACAGCATGACAACGTTCCATGGCCTCGAAGCAGAGCTTTCAGAATAAATATCTGCTTCTTCAATAATAATATGAGCGTTGGTTCCACCCATTCCAAAGGAACTGATACCTGCCCGTCGAGGAACACCATTAGCAGGCCATTCCTGTAATTCTGCATTGACATAGAACGGACTGTTTACAAAATCGATATTCGGATTTGGGTTTTCATAATGAAGGCTTGGAGGTATTTTTTTATATTTTATTGATAATGCTGTTTTTATTACCCCTGCAATGCAAGCCCCTGCATCCAGATGACCAATGTTTGTTTTTACAGAGCCTATGGCACAAAAACTATTTTTATCAGTAAAATTTCTATATGCCTGGGTTAATGCAGCTATTTCAATTGGGTCACCCAACCGGGTCCCTGTTCCATGGCTCTCAACATACTGAACGGTCTCGGGATCTATTCCTGACACGGACAATGCTTTTGTAATTACTTCTGCTTGCCCCCTGACGCTTGGCGCTGAAAAACCAATTTTATCTGAACCATCATTATTCACAGCCGAACTTTTTATTACAACATGCACATTATCGTTGTCTGCAACCGCACTCTTCATTCTTTTTAAAAGAATACACCCGCCCCCACTACCTCGAACCATGCCACTGGATTTAGCATCGAATGTTCTGATATGACCGTCTTCAGAAAATGTTCCACCATCTATATATTGATATCCAACGTTATGCGGGACCTCCACACGACATCCGCCAACAATAGCCATGTCACAATCACCTGCTTTTAAGCTCTGACAGGCAAGATGAAGTGCTACTCCAGATGATGAACATGCAGTCTGAACACTAAGTGCCAGACCTCTCAGATTCAGTTTATAGGCAACTCGGGTGGTGACAAAATCTTTTTCATTTCCTAAAAGATATTGGTATTCACCTGAAGCAGGCCTTAAATCATCATGACTCCCTATATTATTAATAAGGTACCCGTTACGGGCAACTCCGCCAAAAATACCGACTTTTGCATTACAGGTACTCAAATCGTATCCGCTGTCTTCAAGAACCGACCAAGCACATTCAAGAAACAACCGATGTTGGGGATCAATGATCTCCGCCTCTTTGGGAGTATAACCAAAAAAAGAAGCATCAAACATGTCATAAGCATCCAGAGCGTAACATACATTCACATATGACGGATTATCCAATAATAAAGGATCTAAACCAGAATCTAACAGATCTTTTTCTGAAACACGTGTGGAAAGCTCTTTCCCTTTGCATAAATTATCCCAGAATTCACCCACATCAGAAGAACCGGGGAATCGACCTGCCATACCGATAATCGCAATATCATCATCAATTTTCAAATTATTGTTCATAAACGAAAGCTTGTCTGGATTTTTACTTTCACAACATTTATTTGTGCAATTTAATCTATACTCGGGGGATATCTGTCCCTCTAAAAGACTCAGTGACGGAAACAGTTCAATGACCTGATTCGTATAAAATTTTAGGAGATGAGATGAAAAGAAGGATATGGTTGGCGCATCAAAAAAATTCACAATGGGTATAGAATGGCTTAAAAGCCGACCGACTCGGGATATGAATTGTATCGCCTGTATAGATGTCCCGCCCAACTCAAAAAAAGGGTCATTCACACCAACTTTATCAAATCCTAGAATTTCACACCAGATATCAGCTAATTGTTTTTCAAGCTCATTTAAAGGAGCCCTGTATTCTTGGGATATCTCGGGACGTTTATTTCCCACAGCGGGTAATTTTAACCGATCGACCTTCCCATTTGGGGTCAATGGCATTTTATCAATAAACATCCAGGCTGTAGGAAGCATATAGTCCGGTAATGTTTTTTGCAAGAAACGTCGTATTTCATTAATAATGGGAGATTTATCGCTTGAGATTACAATATAGGCAACAAGATATTTTTGACCTGAACTATTTTCACTTGAAATAACGACTGATTCCCGAACAGCCGGATGCTTATCAATAGCTGATTCAATCTCACCCAGTTCAATTCGAAACCCTCTTATTTTAACTTGTTGATCAATACGTCCGAGATACTCAATATTACCATCAACTAAATATCTTGTCCTATCGCCTGTTCTGTATAATCGGTCAGATTTATTCGTGCCAAATGGGTTTGGAATAAATTTTTCCGATGTCAAATCACTACGATTCAGATAACCTGCACCGACTCCTGCCCCTCCTATACACAGCTCACCTTCTTCACCAATCGGCATGAGTTTGAGATCGCTGTCAAGAACATATAATTGTGTGTTGCAAATTGGTCGCCCAATGGGGACTGACGTTTCATTATAACGTTCATAATCAATGAGGCGATAATAGGCGCAAACATCGGTACATTCTGTGGGGCCATAGGAGTTAATAATTTGAGCTTCACAGTGAGGGTTTTTACGCCATGATTCAAAACGAGACACAATAATAGGTTCACCACCCAAAAACACTTGTCTGAGAGTTTTAAGTTTTAAATAGCAAAACTCATCGCCATCAAGAACAAGACCCTGGAAAGCACTTGGCGTACAATTTAATGAGGTTACCCCGTGGCGTTCAATAGTATCCTGAATAATCCCGGCATCAAAAACCTGTGATTCCAGTAAAACAAGATGTCCACCACAAATAAGAGGAGCAAATATATTTTTCTGGGTTAAATCGAAGCTTGTTGATGATATGAGCAAAACCTTGGCGTCAGCCCCAAAAAAGAACTCTGTCGTGTACCAGTGAAGGAGGTTAACAAAACCCTTGTGGTAAATAAGTGTCCCTTTAGGTCTGCCCGTAGACCCTGACGTATATATAACATAAATAAGGTTATCAGAAGTGACAGAACTGTCATCGAAATGTTCGGATTCGCACCTGATGTTATCCCAGTCAGCATCTAAATATATAGTTGATATATTTATCTCCGGCAATTCAACAGACATTCTTCTCAATGTAAGCAAGACCGATGCGCCGCAATCGTTAAGCATGAAAGCAAGCCTGTCTGCAGGATATTCCGGATCAAGAGGAACGTAGACCCCACCGGCTTTCAATATACCAAGAATGCCGACAATCATTTCTAAAGATCGTTCAACACATATTCCAACAAACACATTGGTAACGACGCCATGCCGTTTAAGATAATTAGCAAGACTATTCGATTTTTTATCAAGCTGATCATATGTTAATGATTCCCCAGCACATGTAACCGCAACTTTTTCGGGGTTTTTTTTAGCTTGTATTTCAAAAAGATTATGAATGCAAAGATTTTGGGGAAATAGTGTTGTTGTTTCATTCCATTCCACGAGGATTTTATGAGTATCTTCTTTATTCATCTTTAGTATAGCTTGTTACCTTTATATTCCACAGTAATTATTGCGGAATTAATGTTCAAGTCATGCGCAAGAAATGTGCCGAAAACTTCAATTTATATGAATCTATAATACACTACCCTTTAAGGCCAAATATTCATTACTTTTCGGGCTGCATAACCCAATTTTCTAAGTTCATTTTTTACTAACGTAATGACAATATGATCTATTAGGTATTTTATGATCCAATTTATATTTCAAAAAGTAATTAATTATGCATGATTAATGATAAAAAACGTTATCATAATAAATTAACTTTCGGATACATAAAAATGAGGGTTATCTTAAAATAATAAAATTAAATTACGAGGATTTTTACACACAGGACAACATGTATTGATAACAGGTAAATGATTTTTAAAAAAAAAGCCGGATTAAAAAATATTAATCCGGCTTATTTAACATTATTTCAATAAGATAAATTATTGATTATATATTTTTCTTCCTTTTCTTGCAAAACCAAGGATGCCAACACCTAAAAGAAAAAGGGTAGCGGGTTCCGGAACGGGGTTAGCGATAGAGATTGAATCAACTCTGAAATAACAGTCAGGATCGATTCCAATACCAAATGAATTCCCATTTACCATATAGCTCAACAAATTCAGATCAGTAATTGAAAAAACAACATCAAATCGAATATTATCTTCATCGTAATTATAGGTTGAATAATCATATTGCCATTCACCTAAGTGTGTAACACCATCATTAGTAACTTCGGTCCAATCAGGTAATGCCGGATCAGATTCATCACGCCCAGCTTCTTGATAACCGTTAATAAAACCAGACTCATATGCATTGTCAAAAAGGAACACATTAAGAAAATTTTCAGCCCCTGATTCGTCATACATGCCACTAAAAATGATATCAATACGTGATAGGTTTGAACTTGTTGTCAAATCATCAAGTGCCCACACATAGTACCTATTATGACTTAAGTAGACACCATCATCAATTCGATTAACACTCGCGATTGTATTATAGTTAGCGGTACTATTTTGGACTTCACTAACAACAGCAGCATCATTGTACGTTGTGGCCATACACGGTGTAATTGCACTTATTAATAAAAAACATCCTGCTAATAACAACGACAAACACATTTTCATCTTAAATCTCCTTGTAATATTTTCACGAATAAACATACCAGCCCAACATGTAAAGATATCCAGCAACAACATAATAAGCAAACTTAGTTTGCATAAAATATGCCGCAATTAAAATATATAAAAATTAAATAAAATACTCTATTTTTTAAGATAATTACCTTAAAACTATATCATATATTTATTCATCTAACTATATAATTTTATCTTTAATATGTGAAATACATGTAATACAAATAGAATAAAATACATTAATATCCTGATATTTTAAAATATCAGAAATCAACGGGATCGTTATTAGTTCTAAAAAATAGGATCAAAGGATATCACTACATTGTTCATTCTATCTCAAAAAACAATTCACTTCGCATAATAATTAATGTCGAATTTTCTTAAATTTAAACACTGAATCAACAATAAATTTAGCAAACAAAGGACCAACTTTTTCATTCGCCAAGTCATTGGGATGGGAATCTTTATCTGTATGACTTCTTTCATATTCATATTTCAACGTATTAACTTGGCGACTTGATACATTTTTCTCCGCAACAAGTCCCCAAAAATCAAATATATAAATATTTAAATGGTCAGTATCGCCCTCAGATAAAAATTCATTATTGACCCAATCAACAAATAATTTTGCCCTTGCTGCATGTTCCTGAGTTGTTCTTAAACGATGCCTTGGAGCAAGTGTCCATAGAATAAATAAAGTGTCAGGATATTTTTCAAACTGGCGTCTTAAGGCCCTGTACTGCAATTTATAATTTTCTATGCTCTTTATATTTGAGGATACATCAGGATTTCCCGTATCAGCTTCAACATCAGAACCCGGGTAACAATGCTTAAAAATTATAACATCAAAGTTTATCGCAAGAGTATCAAGGCACTCAATATTTATATTTGAAGAATCACATGCAGCTTTCCGGATAATACCTGGCTTATTTTCAGTAACCCACAAATTCCAAAAGTCGTATGGATAATTGTTCCAAGCATATGGTTTTGTGGGAAATTTTCTTTCAGTGAGGTTAATCTCAGTATTATTTTTAACATTATAATCGTTTATCCATTCAGCAACTAAACCGGTATAATATACCTGTTCACCAATGGAATGATGTAGAAAAATAATGTTTTTTTTGGATTTATTCTCATCTACAAATTTTTTTGTTTCTTGTTGAGCATCACCATAAACACTGACAATTATCATCAAATGAAACATTATAATAAAAATAAATGATTTTGTTTGTACAACGTTAAACACCATACCTCCTTGAACGCGTTAAATATAAATTAAAGACTTTCGGCAATACGTATCTATATCCATAAATAGCAGCCTGTGTCCTCGGGCTTCCAAAACCCAGGAGAGTTGACTGCGATTAGAAGCCATCTCTGGATGGATGACAAATCGCAATTACGAGAAAAACCTGGATCAGGTTATTAAAGAGCTGAATATGTATCTTTGAAGATGATGGAATTATTACCGTTTGACCGAGGAAAATACATACTCAAATCGTTGAAGGCTTGTATTGTCAGACGGCTGAAATGCCTTGCTTGTAAGCAATGGAAGAATCCGTGAACCAAAGTCAAGTGATTTGCCATGGCTATGCACGAACATTATTTCATCATCAAAGGATTATACCAGCCCAGAAACTAACCTTTCTGACCAGCCGAACCGACGAGATACGCGATCCGTATTCCAAGTGGTGTGGGAGGTGTGTGATGAGCGACCCTATATCTATGGATTCAGTTGTTAATTTGGGGGCCGATAGCCCATTTTAAAATAAAATACCCACAATGATATTCCACCAAAAGTTGGAGCACATGATAATGGACTATTATGAAAGTATCCATTATCCGTAACAATTCCAAGATGGCAGTTACCACCACCAGTACATTTTTCGTCATCTCTTCCAGTAAATCTATTTATCCAAATGACAACATCTCCCGGGTTAAGATCCTTTTTGTTTTTAATCTTTTCCCAATCTTTTAATGCTGCTTCAACATGACGTATACTTAAAGAAATTTTATCAACAACCCCAACTTCCTTGAGGATTATTGTTGCCACTTTTGCACATGCCCATTGGCCATTTTTTGTATCAGCACCATTGGTTTTTATACCATACAAAAATATTTCATCATTTTCTTCAATATAGTTTTCAGGATTAAGTGCTTCATTTCCAACTTTGTTTATTTTTTTGCTGTTTGAGCATAGGCGTTATTAAAAAATAAAATTATCAATATGATTAATAGAGTTGTTTGTTTCATAAAAAATTCCTCTAACGATCCTTCACTCGACGAGCGGAGGATAAAACCGCCACAAAAAAGTGGAAGATCGATTAAAAATTAACGCTTAAAACTGCGCCACTGTTGCTCAGTCGGTGAAAAAGCATTGTTCTCATCATCAAATCATTTGATTAGATGAAGGCCTCCTCCGTCCAGGGATCCACAAGCAAAGGCAAAGACCGAACGAGCAAGACACCCGTATGGGTTTTTCATTTCAAGGTTCAGACGGTTTTCAAACATGAGAACCACCCTGAAAGG comes from Bacteroidota bacterium and encodes:
- a CDS encoding non-ribosomal peptide synthetase, which translates into the protein MTDINNQFKNVEMKPVDFDPFAHGEILITAPATEAQKEIWASVQMGPEANCAFNESMSIQVRGNIDGQVFNSAMNDIIVRHEALRTTFSPDGTVLSINKELLIDVPVIDLSGLEQNDRNKQLQDLLIQEVVEPFDLEYGPLVRSKIIKLQEKLFRILITAHHIICDGWAMAIVMQDLGKIYSARIKGFKPELPTPCLFSDYAIEDKLHFNSESGYETEKYWISQYNGAVPVLDFPTIHTRPLM
- a CDS encoding amino acid adenylation domain-containing protein yields the protein MNKEDTHKILVEWNETTTLFPQNLCIHNLFEIQAKKNPEKVAVTCAGESLTYDQLDKKSNSLANYLKRHGVVTNVFVGICVERSLEMIVGILGILKAGGVYVPLDPEYPADRLAFMLNDCGASVLLTLRRMSVELPEINISTIYLDADWDNIRCESEHFDDSSVTSDNLIYVIYTSGSTGRPKGTLIYHKGFVNLLHWYTTEFFFGADAKVLLISSTSFDLTQKNIFAPLICGGHLVLLESQVFDAGIIQDTIERHGVTSLNCTPSAFQGLVLDGDEFCYLKLKTLRQVFLGGEPIIVSRFESWRKNPHCEAQIINSYGPTECTDVCAYYRLIDYERYNETSVPIGRPICNTQLYVLDSDLKLMPIGEEGELCIGGAGVGAGYLNRSDLTSEKFIPNPFGTNKSDRLYRTGDRTRYLVDGNIEYLGRIDQQVKIRGFRIELGEIESAIDKHPAVRESVVISSENSSGQKYLVAYIVISSDKSPIINEIRRFLQKTLPDYMLPTAWMFIDKMPLTPNGKVDRLKLPAVGNKRPEISQEYRAPLNELEKQLADIWCEILGFDKVGVNDPFFELGGTSIQAIQFISRVGRLLSHSIPIVNFFDAPTISFFSSHLLKFYTNQVIELFPSLSLLEGQISPEYRLNCTNKCCESKNPDKLSFMNNNLKIDDDIAIIGMAGRFPGSSDVGEFWDNLCKGKELSTRVSEKDLLDSGLDPLLLDNPSYVNVCYALDAYDMFDASFFGYTPKEAEIIDPQHRLFLECAWSVLEDSGYDLSTCNAKVGIFGGVARNGYLINNIGSHDDLRPASGEYQYLLGNEKDFVTTRVAYKLNLRGLALSVQTACSSSGVALHLACQSLKAGDCDMAIVGGCRVEVPHNVGYQYIDGGTFSEDGHIRTFDAKSSGMVRGSGGGCILLKRMKSAVADNDNVHVVIKSSAVNNDGSDKIGFSAPSVRGQAEVITKALSVSGIDPETVQYVESHGTGTRLGDPIEIAALTQAYRNFTDKNSFCAIGSVKTNIGHLDAGACIAGVIKTALSIKYKKIPPSLHYENPNPNIDFVNSPFYVNAELQEWPANGVPRRAGISSFGMGGTNAHIIIEEADIYSESSASRPWNVVMLSARTEISLDKAISNLLSFLKKNSAVNFSDMAYTLQIGRRNFEHRACAVCRSVDDLIFSSDGNSRFQRRILHENGRVPKVVFMFPGQGSQHVNMGRDLYENEPEFKNTVDYCAGHFNNLLNIDLIGILYPEPDKAELSSKLLLDTQITQAALFTVEFALSKLWMSWGVKPAVMIGHSIGEYVAACLSGVISLEDALETVALRGRLMQAMDKGSMIAVQMPAKKIQDILEPGTSVSVINAPDRCVVSGPENIIEILKNKLITKKIGVVQLQTSHAFHSEMMESAMAPFVEYLKRIRLNQVQIPFISCCTGQLITDKDATDPHYWSRQLRQPVLFSQGIQTIVSDENTVLLEVGPGNTLSSLSRRHIRKESLVKIITSWANVNSEHSAYGKTMSAVGELWLAKVVIDWHGFYHYENRRRISLPTYPFERKRFWINAALKSNNETPILPRDVKQMTINQNTATSHTVEYPSQNPSVSRKDRLVIELRNIIIDLSGLELNVSDGSTSFLDLGLDSIFLTQIIGELQKKFGIKVKFRQLFEEYTNIASLADLINKELPPDKMTPKELPIEQPRQQDFGDVVNKRQLPVNMDSLLVELIQSNDNPINPNSSVGLERVIAQQLLIMQQQLNAMRGLSADSGMVSSVHTVNRELSTQGNMVINSPPETPSSESIDKNDNQNVVSNKAFGAGVRIEKSHSMGMTGIQKKTLDTIISGYIAKTKGSKNYTELNRPHLADPRAVSGFSPLMKELVYPIVINRSFGSKVWDVDGNEYIDMTNGFGANLLGHSPPFITEALTEQLKLGVEIGPQHPLAGEVAQLVCEFSKLDRAIFCNTGSEAVMGAMRIARTVTGRDKIVMFTDDYHGMFDEIIVRGTKTLRSIPASAGIPFTSVEKMMVLEYGAQESIDIISENAKDIAAVLVEPVQSRNLDLQPAGFLKILRQETEKLGIALIFDEVVTGFRCHPNGAQVYFDVKADIVTYGKVVGGGMPIGVITGRSKFMDALDGGQWRYGDSSIPEAGVTYFAGTFVRHPLALAAARATLNYLKISGPLLQENLNKKTASCVASLRDFIRSVKAPIKILHFSSAFQLKFTEDILLPGLIYVFLRHKGIHISEGRTWFFTASHTDEDVDAVVTAFKESILDLQRGGFLSGNPEIGKFSVKDDDSERILSTKPPVPGAKLGRCPDGNPAWFVPDPNKPGKYLEVK
- a CDS encoding PEP-CTERM sorting domain-containing protein, whose translation is MATTYNDAAVVSEVQNSTANYNTIASVNRIDDGVYLSHNRYYVWALDDLTTSSNLSRIDIIFSGMYDESGAENFLNVFLFDNAYESGFINGYQEAGRDESDPALPDWTEVTNDGVTHLGEWQYDYSTYNYDEDNIRFDVVFSITDLNLLSYMVNGNSFGIGIDPDCYFRVDSISIANPVPEPATLFLLGVGILGFARKGRKIYNQ